The following are from one region of the Actinoplanes sp. L3-i22 genome:
- a CDS encoding aminobutyraldehyde dehydrogenase, with amino-acid sequence MSTDFPVLRNFVDGSFTDTEEGRTSPVVDPSTGETYAYAPISSERDVAAAITAAEAGFEVWADTTPAERQRALLRIADAVEARAEELIEAECRNTGKPVEATRVEEIGPVLDELRFFAGAARMLEGKAAGEYLKDHTSYVRREPIGVCAQITPWNYPLVMAIWKLAPAIAAGNSVVLKPSDTTPVSTLLLAEIAAEFLPAGVLNVVCGDRDTGRSLVVHPTPQLVSITGSTRAGMEVAAAAAPDLKKVHLELGGKAPVVVFDDVDIAATAEKIAGAGFFNAGQDCTAATRVLVHERIAADFTAALAAAAKNLRVGAPSDPEAYFGPVNNVNQLERVAGFLDRAPAHAEVVAGGNRVGDRGFFFEPTVVAGLRQRDEMIQDEVFGPVITVQPFADEAEAVRFANDVRYGLSASVWTQNHGTAMRVSRRLNFGAVWINTHLPFVSEMPHGGYGHSGYGKDLSMYGFEEYTRIKHVMSFHG; translated from the coding sequence GTGAGCACCGATTTTCCCGTGCTTCGCAACTTCGTCGACGGGTCCTTCACGGACACCGAGGAGGGCCGGACGTCGCCGGTCGTCGACCCCAGCACCGGGGAGACCTACGCCTACGCGCCGATCTCTTCCGAGCGGGACGTCGCCGCGGCGATCACGGCCGCCGAGGCGGGCTTCGAGGTGTGGGCGGACACCACCCCGGCCGAGCGTCAGCGGGCGCTGCTGCGCATCGCCGACGCGGTCGAGGCGCGGGCCGAGGAGCTGATCGAGGCCGAGTGCCGCAACACCGGCAAGCCGGTCGAGGCGACCCGCGTCGAAGAGATCGGCCCGGTGCTCGACGAGCTGAGGTTCTTCGCCGGGGCGGCCCGGATGCTCGAGGGCAAGGCCGCGGGCGAATACCTGAAGGACCACACCTCTTACGTACGGCGTGAGCCGATCGGCGTGTGCGCCCAGATCACGCCGTGGAACTACCCGCTGGTGATGGCGATCTGGAAGCTCGCCCCGGCGATCGCGGCCGGCAACTCGGTCGTCCTGAAGCCGTCCGACACCACGCCGGTCAGCACGCTGCTGCTCGCCGAGATCGCCGCCGAGTTCCTCCCGGCCGGCGTGCTCAACGTGGTCTGCGGTGACCGGGACACCGGCCGCTCGCTGGTCGTGCACCCCACCCCGCAGCTGGTGTCGATCACCGGCTCGACCCGGGCCGGGATGGAGGTCGCCGCGGCGGCCGCCCCCGATCTGAAGAAGGTGCACCTCGAGCTGGGCGGCAAGGCCCCGGTGGTGGTCTTCGACGACGTCGACATCGCGGCGACGGCCGAGAAGATCGCCGGCGCCGGCTTCTTCAACGCCGGTCAGGACTGCACCGCCGCCACCCGGGTGCTGGTGCACGAGCGGATCGCCGCCGACTTCACCGCCGCCCTGGCCGCCGCGGCCAAGAACCTGCGGGTGGGCGCGCCGTCCGACCCGGAGGCCTACTTCGGGCCGGTCAACAACGTCAACCAGCTCGAGCGGGTGGCCGGCTTCCTGGACCGGGCGCCGGCGCACGCCGAGGTGGTGGCCGGCGGCAACCGGGTCGGTGACCGCGGCTTCTTCTTCGAGCCGACCGTGGTGGCCGGCCTGCGGCAGCGCGACGAGATGATCCAGGACGAGGTCTTCGGCCCGGTCATCACGGTGCAGCCGTTCGCCGACGAGGCCGAGGCGGTCCGCTTCGCCAACGACGTGCGGTACGGCCTGAGCGCCAGCGTCTGGACGCAGAACCACGGCACGGCGATGCGGGTCTCCCGCCGCCTGAACTTCGGCGCGGTCTGGATCAACACGCACCTGCCGTTCGTGTCCGAGATGCCGCACGGCGGCTACGGGCATTCGGGATACGGCAAGGACCTTTCCATGTACGGCTTCGAGGAGTACACCCGGATCAAACACGTGATGAGCTTTCACGGCTGA
- a CDS encoding ABC transporter ATP-binding protein, with the protein MTTSPPHHAVTASSVTGERTGHPAIEFVGVRKDYLSHGESVPAVKSLDLTIAQGEFFSLLGPSGCGKTTTMRMIAGFEEPTTGKVFLDGSDVTNVTANKRDVNMVFQSYALFPHLNVLQNVSFGLERKKVSKAEIKRRVGEILEIVSLTGYEKRQPKEMSGGQQQRVALARALVNHPRALLLDEPLGALDLKLRQQMQIELKRIQREVGITFVYVTHDQGEALTMSDRIAVMNAGLIEQLGTPREIYEKPATRFVAGFIGTSNIVEGQVSRVENGLAVLDLGEGERIVAPVPASVRAGQRIEVSVRPEKIDLHRTPPQATGSVIAGTVSEVVYHGTSTNYTVATSAGSDFVVFDQNAHDAEDVASRGERVFLTWAPQHSYPIGV; encoded by the coding sequence ATGACCACGTCTCCCCCGCATCACGCCGTGACGGCCTCGTCCGTCACCGGTGAGCGGACCGGCCACCCGGCGATCGAATTCGTCGGCGTGCGCAAGGACTATCTGTCGCACGGCGAGTCGGTCCCGGCCGTCAAGAGCCTCGACCTGACGATCGCCCAGGGGGAGTTCTTCTCGCTTCTCGGGCCGTCCGGGTGCGGCAAGACCACCACGATGCGGATGATCGCGGGCTTCGAGGAGCCGACCACCGGCAAGGTGTTCCTGGACGGCAGCGACGTCACCAACGTCACCGCCAACAAGCGCGACGTCAACATGGTGTTCCAGTCGTACGCGCTGTTCCCGCACCTCAACGTGCTGCAGAACGTCTCGTTCGGCCTGGAGCGCAAGAAGGTGTCCAAGGCCGAGATCAAGCGGCGGGTCGGCGAGATCCTCGAGATCGTCTCGCTGACCGGGTACGAGAAGCGCCAGCCCAAGGAGATGTCCGGCGGCCAGCAGCAGCGTGTCGCGCTGGCCCGGGCACTGGTCAACCACCCGCGCGCGCTGCTGCTCGACGAGCCGCTCGGCGCGCTCGACCTGAAGCTGCGCCAGCAGATGCAGATCGAGCTCAAGCGGATCCAGCGCGAGGTCGGCATCACCTTCGTCTACGTCACCCACGACCAGGGTGAGGCGCTGACCATGTCGGACCGGATCGCGGTGATGAACGCCGGCCTGATCGAGCAGCTCGGCACCCCGCGGGAGATCTACGAGAAGCCGGCGACCCGGTTCGTGGCCGGCTTCATCGGCACCTCGAACATCGTCGAGGGCCAGGTCAGCCGGGTGGAGAACGGTCTCGCCGTGCTCGACCTGGGCGAGGGGGAGCGGATCGTGGCGCCGGTGCCGGCCTCGGTCCGGGCCGGGCAGCGCATCGAGGTGTCGGTGCGGCCCGAGAAGATCGACCTGCACCGGACCCCGCCGCAGGCCACCGGCAGTGTGATCGCCGGGACGGTGTCCGAGGTCGTCTACCACGGGACATCGACCAACTACACGGTGGCGACCTCCGCCGGATCAGATTTCGTGGTGTTCGATCAGAATGCGCACGATGCCGAGGACGTCGCCTCGCGCGGCGAGCGCGTCTTCCTCACCTGGGCCCCGCAGCACTCGTACCCGATCGGAGTCTGA
- a CDS encoding spermidine/putrescine ABC transporter substrate-binding protein codes for MTQRRLGRRDAMRLGGVSALGAFLAACGVQGKGSPQASVAPDAVEKFWSGKVKNGKVDFANWPLYMDPKKPELAKFTAKTGITVNYQEVIQEMGPWFAKVQPQLSAGQSIGFDLMVITNSVQFGQFRSGGFLAPLDHSKLTNYAANAAKSYANEAFDPGNVFSIPWASGITGIAYDIKKTGREITSLADLWDPKFKGKVGMFSDSQELANFGLLAAGLKPADSGEEEWKKAAAKLKEQKDAGLVRNYYDQSYVDALGKGEVWLTQAWSGDIFQKNVSDGTDFRFIIPSEGGTIWTDNMTIPITAANPVDAITLMDFFYEVETAATLAEYINYVCPVPAAQEQIKKDAAAATGDDKATLTDVASSPLVFPGDADYAKLHYYVDFNTAEEQQKFQSIFEPITLS; via the coding sequence ATGACCCAGCGGCGGCTCGGCCGCCGGGACGCGATGCGCCTCGGTGGCGTGTCGGCCCTCGGTGCCTTCCTCGCCGCGTGCGGCGTGCAGGGCAAGGGCTCGCCGCAGGCCAGCGTGGCCCCGGACGCGGTGGAGAAGTTCTGGAGCGGCAAGGTCAAGAACGGCAAGGTCGACTTCGCCAACTGGCCGCTCTACATGGACCCGAAGAAGCCCGAGCTCGCGAAGTTCACCGCGAAGACCGGCATCACGGTCAACTACCAGGAGGTCATCCAGGAGATGGGGCCCTGGTTCGCCAAGGTGCAGCCCCAGCTCTCGGCCGGTCAGTCGATCGGCTTCGACCTCATGGTGATCACCAACTCGGTCCAGTTCGGGCAGTTCCGCTCCGGCGGCTTCCTCGCCCCGCTCGACCACTCGAAGCTGACCAACTACGCGGCCAACGCGGCCAAGTCGTACGCAAATGAAGCTTTTGATCCTGGCAATGTCTTCAGTATCCCGTGGGCGTCCGGCATCACCGGTATCGCCTACGACATCAAGAAGACCGGCCGGGAGATCACCTCGCTGGCCGACCTGTGGGACCCGAAGTTCAAGGGCAAGGTCGGCATGTTCTCCGACAGCCAGGAGCTGGCCAACTTCGGCCTGCTCGCGGCGGGCCTCAAGCCGGCCGACTCCGGCGAGGAGGAGTGGAAGAAGGCCGCGGCCAAGCTCAAGGAGCAGAAGGACGCCGGCCTGGTCCGCAACTACTACGACCAGAGCTACGTCGACGCGCTCGGCAAGGGCGAGGTCTGGCTGACCCAGGCCTGGTCCGGGGACATCTTCCAGAAGAACGTCTCCGACGGCACCGACTTCCGGTTCATCATCCCGTCCGAGGGCGGCACGATCTGGACCGACAACATGACGATCCCGATCACCGCGGCGAACCCGGTCGACGCGATCACGCTGATGGACTTCTTCTACGAGGTCGAGACCGCCGCGACCCTGGCCGAGTACATCAACTACGTGTGCCCGGTGCCGGCCGCCCAGGAGCAGATCAAGAAGGACGCCGCGGCCGCCACCGGCGACGACAAGGCGACCCTGACCGACGTGGCGTCGAGCCCGCTGGTGTTCCCGGGCGACGCCGACTACGCGAAGCTGCACTACTACGTGGACTTCAACACCGCGGAGGAGCAGCAGAAATTCCAGAGCATCTTCGAACCGATCACATTGAGCTGA
- a CDS encoding ABC transporter permease, translating to MNRVKRTLAPYLLVLPGGLWLLLFFIVPMAAMVSLSLQQGDVINGYRFTGHWQTYVDAITDYRVQLIRSLVYGLIATIILIVMSFPMAYWIAFHGGKRKSTYLFLILLPFFVSFVLRTISWRQLLTDDGVLLHPLKEAGLLSPGFHILGTPSAVIFGLVYNSLPFMVLPIYVALERIDPRVLEAARDLYAKPPTVFRKVVLPLALPGVFAGVLMTFVPASADYVNSQVLGSSSTTMIGQVIQAQYLANSNYPMASALSFMLMAVLLVGVFAYARALGTEDVMNAAAR from the coding sequence ATGAACCGGGTAAAACGTACACTTGCCCCCTACCTGCTCGTGCTGCCCGGCGGGTTGTGGCTGTTGCTGTTCTTCATCGTGCCGATGGCGGCCATGGTGTCGCTGTCGCTGCAGCAGGGCGATGTCATCAACGGGTACCGGTTCACCGGTCACTGGCAGACCTACGTGGATGCCATCACCGACTACCGGGTCCAGTTGATCCGCTCGCTGGTGTACGGGCTCATCGCGACGATCATCCTCATCGTGATGTCCTTCCCGATGGCTTACTGGATCGCCTTCCACGGCGGCAAGCGGAAGTCGACGTACCTGTTCCTGATCCTCCTGCCGTTCTTCGTGTCGTTCGTGCTGCGGACGATCTCCTGGCGGCAACTGCTCACCGACGACGGGGTGCTGCTGCATCCGCTGAAGGAGGCCGGGCTGCTCTCGCCCGGCTTCCACATCCTCGGCACCCCGTCCGCGGTGATCTTCGGGCTGGTCTACAACTCGCTGCCGTTCATGGTGCTGCCGATCTACGTGGCCCTGGAGCGGATCGACCCGCGGGTGCTCGAGGCGGCCCGGGACCTCTACGCGAAGCCGCCGACCGTGTTCCGCAAGGTGGTCCTCCCGCTGGCGCTGCCCGGTGTCTTCGCCGGCGTGCTGATGACGTTCGTGCCGGCCAGCGCGGACTACGTGAACTCGCAGGTGCTGGGCAGCTCCAGCACCACCATGATCGGCCAGGTGATCCAGGCGCAGTACCTGGCCAACTCCAACTACCCGATGGCCTCGGCCCTGTCGTTCATGCTGATGGCGGTGCTGCTCGTCGGCGTCTTCGCCTACGCCCGGGCGCTCGGCACCGAGGACGTCATGAATGCGGCGGCACGATGA
- a CDS encoding ABC transporter permease, whose translation MTTSTLTPPATAPAPVRPRRRVRITGAGVMFTYTWLIILWLVLPIFVMILFGFNDPKGRFNQTWQGFTFKWYKDVFAIHELTSALWLSLVIAVVSSLIAGAIGTGIGYALGRYQFRGSGGLNLLLFATMASPELVMGASLLSLFVSLNSGLGASTIVIGHVLFSISFVSTVVRARVITLDRSIEEAAADLGANAWTTFWKVTFPIILPAVFSGVLLAFALSIDDFVVTNFISGNATTFPLYIWGATRVGLPPQVNVMGTLIFATGVLIAVVSNLRSRAKSKQD comes from the coding sequence ATGACGACCTCGACGCTCACCCCGCCGGCCACGGCGCCCGCCCCGGTCCGCCCGCGCCGCCGGGTCCGGATCACCGGCGCCGGCGTGATGTTCACCTACACCTGGCTGATCATCCTCTGGCTGGTCCTGCCGATCTTCGTGATGATCCTGTTCGGGTTCAACGACCCGAAGGGCCGGTTCAACCAGACCTGGCAGGGCTTCACGTTCAAGTGGTACAAGGACGTCTTCGCGATCCACGAGCTCACCTCGGCGCTCTGGCTCTCGCTGGTCATCGCGGTGGTGAGCTCGCTGATCGCCGGCGCGATCGGCACCGGCATCGGGTACGCCCTGGGCCGCTACCAGTTCCGCGGGTCCGGCGGGCTGAACCTGCTCCTGTTCGCCACGATGGCCTCGCCCGAGCTGGTCATGGGCGCCTCGCTGCTGAGCCTGTTCGTCTCGCTCAACTCCGGTCTGGGCGCGTCCACGATCGTCATCGGCCACGTGCTCTTCTCCATCTCGTTCGTCTCCACCGTGGTCCGGGCCCGGGTGATCACCCTGGACCGGTCGATCGAGGAGGCCGCGGCCGACCTGGGCGCCAACGCGTGGACGACGTTCTGGAAGGTCACCTTCCCGATCATCCTGCCGGCGGTCTTCTCCGGTGTGCTGCTCGCCTTCGCGCTGTCGATCGACGACTTCGTGGTCACCAACTTCATCTCCGGCAACGCGACCACGTTCCCGCTCTACATCTGGGGTGCCACCCGGGTCGGCCTGCCCCCGCAGGTCAACGTGATGGGCACGCTGATCTTCGCGACCGGCGTGCTGATCGCGGTGGTGTCCAACCTGCGTTCCAGGGCCAAATCCAAACAGGACTGA
- a CDS encoding FAD-binding oxidoreductase has product MEDPFHTPLAGAIGEPYWLNQDGAPAPAEPLMGVDTADLAIIGAGYSGLWTALLAKEQDPGRDVVVIEAGTAGWAASGRNGGFCSASLTHGFDNGLSRFPDEMERLEQMGLRNLDEIEETIRRYGIECDFERTGELNVATTDWQLQELTEYYEEASARGLNVQLLDKEQVRAEINSPTYLGAVWDVDSTALVDPARLVWGLRRACAGLGVRFYENSRVEKISSGRGGLRLHTWRGRLEAKQVALATGAHGQLLRRLRNWVVPVYDYALITEPLTDAQLAEIGWRQRMGVGDSANQFHYYRLTADNRILWGGYDAVYYNGGRLAPERDLREETFRVLAQHFFETFPQLADVRFTHKWGGVIDTCSRFSAFFGTAFRGRLAYAVGYTGLGVGATRFGAKVMLDLLSGEKTELTQLTMVRRKPVPFPPEPIRSWVIQVTRRSIAEADRNGGRRNLWLRTLDRFGLGFDS; this is encoded by the coding sequence ATGGAAGACCCCTTCCATACCCCCCTCGCCGGCGCGATCGGGGAGCCGTACTGGCTCAACCAGGACGGCGCCCCGGCGCCGGCGGAACCGCTCATGGGCGTCGACACCGCGGACCTCGCGATCATCGGCGCCGGCTACAGCGGGCTGTGGACCGCACTGCTGGCGAAGGAACAGGACCCCGGACGGGACGTGGTGGTGATCGAGGCCGGCACGGCCGGCTGGGCGGCCTCCGGCCGCAACGGCGGCTTCTGCTCGGCCAGCCTCACCCACGGCTTCGACAACGGCCTCAGCCGCTTCCCCGACGAGATGGAGCGGCTCGAACAGATGGGCCTGCGCAACCTCGACGAGATCGAGGAGACGATTCGACGGTACGGCATCGAGTGCGACTTCGAGCGCACCGGCGAGCTCAACGTCGCCACCACCGACTGGCAGTTGCAGGAGCTGACCGAGTACTACGAGGAGGCCTCGGCCCGGGGCCTCAACGTCCAGCTGCTGGACAAGGAGCAGGTCCGCGCGGAGATCAACTCGCCGACGTACCTGGGCGCGGTCTGGGACGTGGACAGCACCGCGCTGGTCGACCCGGCCCGCCTGGTCTGGGGCCTGCGGCGGGCCTGCGCCGGCCTGGGCGTCCGCTTCTACGAGAACAGTCGGGTCGAGAAGATCTCGTCGGGTAGGGGCGGGCTGCGCCTGCACACCTGGCGCGGTCGCCTCGAGGCCAAGCAGGTGGCGCTGGCCACCGGCGCGCACGGGCAGCTGCTCCGCCGGCTGCGCAACTGGGTCGTCCCGGTCTACGACTACGCGCTGATCACCGAGCCGCTCACCGACGCACAGCTGGCCGAGATCGGCTGGCGGCAGCGGATGGGCGTCGGCGACTCGGCGAACCAGTTCCACTACTACCGGCTCACCGCGGACAACCGGATCCTCTGGGGCGGCTACGACGCGGTCTACTACAACGGCGGCCGGCTCGCCCCGGAGCGGGACCTGCGCGAGGAGACGTTCCGGGTCCTGGCGCAGCACTTCTTCGAGACGTTTCCGCAGCTCGCCGACGTGCGCTTCACCCACAAATGGGGCGGCGTGATCGACACCTGCAGCCGGTTCAGCGCATTCTTCGGCACCGCGTTCCGCGGCCGGCTGGCCTATGCCGTCGGCTACACCGGCCTGGGGGTCGGCGCCACGCGCTTCGGTGCGAAGGTGATGCTCGACCTGCTCAGCGGAGAAAAAACCGAATTAACCCAATTGACGATGGTACGGCGTAAGCCCGTCCCGTTCCCGCCCGAGCCGATCCGTTCCTGGGTCATCCAGGTGACACGCCGCTCGATCGCCGAGGCCGACCGCAACGGCGGCCGCCGCAATCTGTGGCTCCGCACGCTCGACCGCTTCGGCCTGGGGTTCGACTCATAG
- a CDS encoding aspartate aminotransferase family protein: MTDRQPDDVDALSATARDHLWMHFTRLSSYQDAPVPVITRGDGCYVWDSTGRRYLDGLSALFVVQTGHGRQELADAAAKQAAELAYFPIWSYGHPKAIELAGRLAQMAPGDLNRVFFTTGGSEAVESAWKLARAYFKRVGKPMKHKVISRAVAYHGSSMGALSITGIPPFKQDFEPLIPSTMRVPNTNYYRRADESQTPEQFGVWAADRIAEMIEFEGPDTVAAVYLEPVQNAGGCFPPPPGYFQRVREICDRYDVLLVSDEVICAFGRLGEYFGADKYGYQPDIITVAKGLTSGYVPLGAMIASERLAEPFKHGSEMFAHGITYGGHPVGAAVALANIDIMERENLNQHVRDNSPLFRSYLERLTDLPIVGDVRGDGYFFGIEMVKDKATKETFNADESERLLRGYLSSALFEAGLYCRADDRGDPVIQLAPPLTATETQFAEIEQILRSVLTEAWNRL; this comes from the coding sequence GTGACCGACCGACAGCCCGACGATGTGGACGCCCTCTCCGCGACCGCCCGTGACCACCTGTGGATGCACTTCACCCGCCTCTCCTCGTACCAGGACGCTCCGGTACCGGTGATCACCCGTGGTGACGGGTGCTACGTGTGGGACTCCACCGGCCGTCGCTACCTGGACGGGCTCTCCGCCCTGTTCGTGGTGCAGACCGGCCACGGCCGGCAGGAGCTCGCCGACGCCGCCGCCAAGCAGGCCGCCGAACTGGCGTACTTCCCGATCTGGTCGTATGGCCACCCGAAGGCGATCGAGCTGGCCGGCCGGCTGGCGCAGATGGCCCCCGGCGACCTGAACCGGGTCTTCTTCACCACCGGCGGCTCCGAGGCCGTCGAGTCCGCGTGGAAGCTGGCCCGGGCCTACTTCAAGCGCGTCGGCAAGCCGATGAAGCACAAGGTCATCTCCCGTGCCGTCGCCTATCACGGCAGCTCGATGGGCGCCCTGTCGATCACCGGGATCCCGCCGTTCAAGCAGGACTTCGAGCCGCTGATCCCGAGCACCATGCGAGTGCCGAACACGAACTACTACCGGCGTGCCGACGAGAGTCAGACGCCGGAGCAGTTCGGTGTCTGGGCCGCCGACCGGATCGCCGAGATGATCGAGTTCGAGGGCCCGGACACGGTCGCCGCGGTCTACCTCGAGCCGGTGCAGAACGCGGGCGGTTGCTTCCCGCCGCCGCCCGGCTACTTCCAGCGGGTCCGCGAGATCTGCGACCGCTACGACGTGCTGCTCGTCTCCGACGAGGTGATCTGCGCGTTCGGCCGGCTCGGCGAGTACTTCGGCGCCGACAAGTACGGTTACCAGCCCGACATCATCACCGTCGCCAAGGGCCTGACCTCCGGTTACGTTCCGCTCGGCGCGATGATCGCCTCCGAGCGCCTGGCCGAGCCGTTCAAGCACGGCTCCGAGATGTTCGCCCACGGCATCACCTACGGCGGCCACCCGGTCGGCGCCGCGGTCGCGCTCGCCAACATCGACATCATGGAGCGGGAGAACCTCAACCAGCACGTCCGGGACAACAGCCCGTTGTTCCGGTCCTACCTGGAGCGGCTCACCGACCTCCCGATCGTCGGCGACGTCCGCGGTGACGGCTACTTCTTCGGCATCGAGATGGTCAAGGACAAGGCCACGAAGGAAACCTTCAACGCCGACGAGTCCGAGCGCCTTCTGCGCGGCTACCTCTCCAGCGCCCTCTTCGAAGCCGGCCTCTACTGCCGCGCCGACGACCGCGGCGACCCGGTCATCCAGCTGGCCCCGCCCCTGACCGCCACGGAAACCCAGTTCGCCGAGATCGAACAGATCCTCCGCTCAGTCCTCACCGAGGCCTGGAACCGCCTCTGA
- a CDS encoding MerR family transcriptional regulator, translated as MNDVGLSIGEIARRTGLSVDTLRFYERAGLLTRPVERDSAGRRVYREEDEGWLEICTNLRATGMPLSEIKRFADLVRAGAGNESDRLDLLRDHRERVDEQIRRLQKFREVIDYKVAVYSAHVAEGTATNLWTGTASTSKTPSKAN; from the coding sequence ATGAACGACGTCGGGCTGAGCATCGGAGAGATCGCCCGCAGAACCGGGCTGAGCGTGGACACGCTGCGCTTCTACGAGCGGGCCGGCCTGCTGACCCGCCCGGTCGAGCGGGATTCCGCGGGCCGGCGCGTCTACCGGGAGGAGGACGAGGGCTGGCTGGAGATCTGCACCAACCTCCGGGCGACCGGCATGCCGCTGAGCGAGATCAAACGCTTCGCCGACCTGGTCCGCGCCGGCGCCGGCAACGAGTCCGACCGCCTGGACCTGCTGCGCGACCACCGCGAACGTGTCGACGAACAGATCCGCCGCCTGCAGAAATTCCGCGAGGTCATCGACTACAAGGTCGCCGTCTACAGCGCCCACGTCGCCGAAGGCACCGCCACCAACCTCTGGACCGGCACCGCGTCGACTTCGAAAACCCCATCAAAAGCCAATTAA
- a CDS encoding alpha/beta fold hydrolase, which translates to MIPQLPIVFISALGEPGRHWQSVVDLLPGLTTVTYDRPGVGTAPHRPPPNPPLPYSAFGDELATLLDERGLGGPAVIVGHSIGSLIARVYAHRHGHRVAGVVHVDGAMPQFHVYPGVESPEDGADGDRDATSIDIVNGEVEVLYAEPPGVPTLVLVRSPGRWAGTTPPAGADELWLASQRILARDAGAALIVAEHSGHPIPREQPELVAFAVRAVHAAAVAGESVLVDATELTVVGGHLDRR; encoded by the coding sequence GTGATCCCTCAGCTACCGATCGTGTTCATCTCCGCTCTCGGCGAGCCCGGACGGCACTGGCAGTCCGTCGTCGACCTCCTCCCCGGCCTCACCACCGTCACCTACGACCGGCCCGGGGTCGGGACGGCACCGCATCGGCCGCCGCCGAACCCGCCGTTGCCGTACAGCGCCTTCGGGGACGAGCTCGCCACCCTCCTCGACGAACGGGGACTCGGCGGGCCGGCGGTGATCGTCGGGCACTCGATCGGGAGCCTGATCGCCCGGGTCTACGCCCACCGGCACGGTCATCGGGTGGCCGGGGTGGTGCACGTGGACGGGGCGATGCCGCAGTTCCACGTCTACCCCGGGGTGGAGAGCCCGGAGGACGGCGCCGACGGGGACCGGGACGCCACCTCGATCGACATCGTCAACGGGGAGGTGGAGGTGCTCTACGCGGAGCCGCCCGGGGTGCCGACGCTGGTGCTGGTCCGTAGCCCGGGGCGGTGGGCCGGGACGACTCCGCCCGCCGGGGCGGATGAGTTGTGGCTGGCCAGCCAGCGGATCCTGGCCCGGGATGCGGGGGCGGCGCTGATCGTGGCGGAGCACTCCGGGCATCCGATTCCGCGGGAGCAGCCGGAGTTGGTGGCGTTCGCGGTGCGGGCGGTGCATGCGGCGGCGGTGGCTGGGGAGTCGGTGCTGGTGGATGCTACGGAGTTGACGGTGGTGGGTGGTCATCTGGATCGGCGCTGA
- a CDS encoding response regulator yields the protein MATLLIAEDDEDIAIVLARVCKRAGLDVLRAPDGQAALEMIVERHPDALLTDLGMPRMDGWELIRKVREHPEVGDIPVAILTGQLAPGDPRAAAAEACAVLLKPCPNDQLLATIQELLENGPHEHGKPCGV from the coding sequence ATGGCCACTTTGCTGATCGCCGAGGACGACGAGGACATCGCCATCGTCCTGGCTCGGGTCTGCAAGCGGGCCGGCCTGGACGTGCTGCGTGCGCCGGACGGGCAGGCCGCGCTCGAGATGATCGTCGAGCGGCATCCGGACGCGCTGCTGACCGATCTCGGCATGCCCCGGATGGACGGCTGGGAGCTGATCCGCAAGGTGCGGGAGCACCCGGAGGTCGGTGACATCCCGGTGGCGATCCTGACCGGGCAGCTCGCGCCGGGGGATCCGCGCGCCGCGGCGGCGGAGGCCTGCGCCGTGCTGCTCAAGCCCTGTCCGAACGATCAGCTGCTGGCCACGATCCAGGAGCTGCTCGAGAACGGGCCGCACGAGCACGGCAAACCCTGCGGAGTTTAA